A segment of the Lolium perenne isolate Kyuss_39 chromosome 3, Kyuss_2.0, whole genome shotgun sequence genome:
ctggaaggtttttcgtatcgtggctctcggtactgggggtttcgcgacggaggctttaagtaggcggaagggcaggtcaagaggcggcacgaggggcccacactacaggtcggcgcggccaagggccaggccgcgccgccctagggtgtggccacctcgtggccccacttcgtctcctcttcggtcttctggaagcttcgtggcaaaataggaccctgggcgttgatttcgtccaattccgagaatatttcgttactaggatttctgaaaccaaaaacagcagaaaacggcaactggcacttcggcatcttgttaataggttagttccagaaaatgcacgaatatgacataaagtgtgcataaaacatgtagatatcatcaataatgtggcatggaacataagaaattatcgatacgtcggagacgtatcagcatcctcaagcttagttctgctcgtcccgagcaggtaaaacgataacaaagataatttctgaagtgacatgccatcataaccttgatcatactatttgtaaagcatatgtagtgaatgcagcgatcaaaacaatgtatatgacatgagtaaacaagtgaatcatatagcaaagacttttcatgaatagtacttcaagacaagcatcaataagtcttgcataagaattaactcataaagcaataaatcaaagtaaaggtattgaagcaacacaaaggaagattaagtttcagcggttgctttcaacttataacatgtatatctcatggataattgtcaacatagagtaatataataagtgcaatatgcaagtatgtagaaatcaatgcacagttcacacaagtgtttgcttcttgaggtagagagaaataggtgaactgactcaacataaaagtaaaaagaatggtccttcaaagaggaaagcatcgattgctgtatttgtgctagagcttttattttgaaaacatgaaacaattttgtcaacggtagtaataaagcatatgaatcatgtaaattatatcttacaagttgcaagcctcatgcatagtatactaatagtgcccgcaccttgtccaaattagcttggactaccggatcatcgcaatacacatgttttaaccaagtgtcacaatggggtacctccatgccgcctgtacaaaggtctaaggagaaagctcgcattttggatttctcgcttttgattattctcaacttagacatccataccgggacaacatggacaacagataatggactcttctttaatgcataagcatgtggcaacaattattattctcatatgagattgaggatatatgtccaaaactgaaacttccaccatgaatcatggctttagttagcggcccaatgttcttctctaacaatatgcatgcttaaccataaggtggtagatctctcttacttcagacaagacggacatgcatagcaactcacatgatattcaacaaagaatagttgatggcgtccccagaaacatggttatcgcacaacaagcaacttaataagagataaagtgcataagtacatattcaatatcacaatagtttttaagctatttgtcccatgagctatatattgcaaaggcgaatgatggaattttaaaggtagcactcaagcaatttacttttgaatggcggagaaataccatgtagtaggtaggtatggtggacacaaatggcatagtggttggctcaaggattttggatgcatgagaagtaatccctctcgatacaaggtttaggctagcaaggttatttgaaacaaacacaaggatgaaccggtgcagcaaaactcacataaaagacacattgtaaacattataagactctacaccgtcttccttgttgttcaaactcaatactagaaattatctagactttagagagaccaaatatgcaaaccaaattttagcatgctctatctatttcttcattaatgggtgcaaagcatatgatgcaagagcttaaacatgagcacaacaatttccaagtatcacattatccaagacattatagcaaattactacatgtatcattttccaattccaaccatataacaatttaacgaagaagaaacttcgccatgaatactatgagtagagcctaaggacatacttgtccatatgctacagcggagcgtgtctctctcccatacagtgaatgctaggatccattttattcaaacaaaacaaaaaacaaaaacaaaccgacgctccaagaaaagcacataagatgtgatggaataaaaatatagtttcaggggaggaacctgataattttgtcgatgaagaaggggatgccttgggcatccccaagcttagacgcttgagtcttcttataatatgcaggggtgaaccaccggggcatccccaagcttagagctttcactctccttgatcatgttgtatcatctccctctcttgatccttgaaaacttcctccacaccaaacttagaacaactcattagagagttagtggacaataaaaattaacatgttcagaggtgacacaatcattattaacacttctggacattgcataaagctactggacattaatggatcaaagaaattcatccaacatagcaaaagaggcaatgcgaaataaaaggcagaatctgtcaaaaacagaacagtttgtattgacgaattttatcgaggcaccagacttgctcaaatgaaaatgctcaaattgaatgaaagttgcgtacatatctgaggatcactcacgtaaattgtcataattttctgagttacctagtgagaaaacagcccagattcgtgacagcaaagaaatctgtttctacgcagtaatccaaatctagtatgaactttactatcaacgactttacttggcacaataaaacactaaactaagataaggagaggttgctacagtagtaaacaacttccaagacacaaaataaaaacaaagtactgtagtaaaaacatgggttgtctcccataagcgcttttctttaacgcctttcagctaggcgcagaaagtgtgtatcaagtattatgaagagatggtgtgtcaaccttaccttgggctttacccttacctttcttgttgtttttctttccctttgatttaggaaatatatgatttccccccggtgtagaggtgaattccagggtgccttctcccacatcaatgactgctcccaatagtttcagcagggatcttccgagtgtgatttttcctgtccctacacattcaataacaagatactcaatggatattgttcttccaagaatggttgtatgcacacctgcggctattcccttaggaattataacagagttatcaatgagagttatttcttctcctccttcatcgactccccaaagtttcaaagatttataaatgctctcaggtataaggcaaaattcagacataatatcacagttggcacgaagagttcgatcaccgataacaattttaacagtaggatcccataatgaaagtttagagttcactaaaacttgttcaagacgattacgaacatggtgatagttgtcatccaagcgagatgtacttatctcgagattgtttaatctattataaatgctagtaagggctgaatcaaagttattagctgaatcatgtgatgcaaccaacttctttatggcattaaaagcttgatccccattgcaatgaaggaaatctcctcccactaaagcatccaaagcatatctatagcgaatcataagaccaaaataaaaattactaaggagcaaacttagagtcatttgaggttcagttttacgataagaagtaaaaattctagaccaagcatccttaaaactctcctcatccccttgtttaaaagtaaagactaattcttcaggcgaagaagtaacaggttcagagctagacatggtaacaaaagtaactaattttttttttgtatttttaatatagagtgcaggacagtaaataaagcaaactagataaagtaaatgcaagtaactaattttttgtgtttttgatatagcaaacaagatagcaaataaagtaaaactagcaactaatttttttgtattttgatttagtgcagcaaacaaagtagtaaataaaactaagcaagacaaaaacaaagtaaagagattgggatgtggagactccccttgcagcgtgtcttgatctccccggcaacggcgccagaaatttgctgctggcgtgaagttggcgtgggagatagaaatctttgtggtgtaacttttcttcaggtccccggcaacggcgccagaaatttgcttgatgcgtgcagttgacacgtccgttgggaaccccaagaggaaggtgtgatgcgcacagcggcaagtttccctcagtaagaaaccaaggtttaatcgaaccagtaggagtcaagaagcacgttgaaggttgatggcggcgggatgtagtgcggcgcaacaccagagattccggcgccaatgtggaacctgcacaacacaaccaaagtactttgccccaacgaaacagtgaggttgtcaatctcaccggcttgctgtaacaaaggattaaccgtattgtgtggaagatgattgtttgcagaaaacagtagaacaagattgcaaagagattgtatttcagtatagagaattggaccggggtccacagttcactagaggtgtctctcccataagataaacagcatgttgggtgaacaaattacagttgggcaattgacaaataaagagggcatgaccatgcacatacatattatgatgagtacagtgagatttaattgggcattacgacaaagtacatagaccgctatccagcatgcatctatgcctaaaaagtccaccttcaggttatcatccgaaccccctccagtattaagttgaaaacaacagacaattgcattaagtattgcgcgtaatgtaatcagtaactacatcctcgaacatagcaccaatgttttatccctagtggcaacagcacatccataatcttagaggtttctgtcactcccccagattcacggagacatgaacccactatcgagcataaatactccctctttgagttacaagcatctacttggccagagcatctactagtaacggagagcatgcaagatcataaacaacacatagacataactttgataatcaacataacatagtattctctattcatcggatcccaacaaacgcaacatatagaattacagatagatgatcttgatcatgttaggcagctcacaagacccgacaattaggcacaatgaggagaagacaaccatctagctactgctatggacccatagtccaggggtgaactactcactcatcactctggaggcgaccatggcggcgtagagtcctccgggagatgattcccctctccggcagggtgccggaggcgatctcctgaatcccccgagatgggattggcggcggcggcgtctctggaaggtttccgtatcgtggctctcggtactgggggtttcgcgacggaggctttaaataggcggaagggcaggtcaagaggcggcacgaggggcccacactacaggtcggcgcggccaagggccaggccgcgccgccctagggtgtggccacctcgtggccccacttcatctcctcttcggtcttctggaagcttcgtggcaaaataggaccctgggcgttgatttcgtccaattccgagaatatttcgttactaggatttctgaaaccaaaaacagcagaaaacaaagaatcggcacttcggcatcttgttaataggttagttccagaaaatgcacgaatatgacataaagtgtgcataaaacatgtagatatcatcaataatgtggcatggaacataagaaattatcgatacgtcggagacgtatcaagggcatGCGACAATAATCCACAAGGGAACTGCATAGGGGCCTAAGATGATGGTGGTCCAATCCACAAATTACATTGTTATCCATGTTGCATAAAAATACCCCTCGTTGTGTCTTCTAACCGAGTAGACACATTTATATACATATCGTGATGCTACAAACATACGGTAGAGCTAGCCAAAAGTATAAAAGAAGAACCTTTTTTCAATACAGAATGCTATTAGGTCTAGCAGATGATACAAACTTCGCGTTGGTATAGAACAAGGTTTCATAGTCAGCTGGACAATAGCTCTTAATAATCCATTAAAGCCACCGCATATATGAATTGGAGCTAATACTCCTATTTAAAAAAGACAACACAAAACCTTTGTCCAATTGATTAATTAAGAAGTGAAAAAAGGTTTAGACAACTCAAATAATATTACAACCGGACTGCTCTCGTTCTATCAATTCACTCGGACGCTTCACACTTACGGTTACTCAAAGATTCGCCTCTCGATTAACTTTTTTGAAGATACCCTCCggtaactaaccccaatcattttgtttttgttttttcgaTAGTCTCGGTGTCCATTAAGCGTTGAACTTGCTTTTAAAATGATTTCCAGAACAACAGCGAGTGGTGTCATGTCGCCATATCGATTTCATGTTTGCAGTTTGCTAAACATATGTACCACGTAACTACATCGCAAATAGACCATTATGCTCACTTGAAACTCATCGCATTCACATTAGTATCACTTCAAAGTAAACTTACATAACACGTTATTCATGTGTTCGATTTAAAAAATAGTCATCCAGAGATTTCATCTATACAGTGATAGCACTATTTAAAAACGGTGTTTCAGATATTTCATCTATACATGAGAACTATTTAAAAATGGTGTTTCAGATATTTAAAAATTAACTTGTTGAGTATTGATACATAGAAGCTTCCATTATAAGAACTTCTTGTATTGGTTGAGATCACATCTGGCTGGTATCCTCCTTGCCCGCTCGGATTCTGGGTAAAGAGCCTCGATCTTGTGACCACAAGGTGGAGAAAGATTTTGTATCCTCAAAGTTGTGGGTTGTGTTCTCGAAGGCGACCCACGCGACCGAGGTGCTCTTGATCTTCCGCCCGCATGGGCATCGTTCCCCTCCACTCCGTTGCTGATTTGGTGCCTCAAGGTTGTGGGGAACCTCGTTTCTCGTTCGGTGGGTAGGTTTAGTCCTCGGGTTTTTAGGTTTTATGTCCATGGTGGCCATATTTCAAGCAGAGGAGATGGCGGCGTCTAATGGAATAAGGTCCCTTCCTCTCCATCCCCATTCTGAAGGTTTGTGTTTTAACGTTGAAGGGGAGATTGTGAGGGTTTATTGCAGCCCTGGTTCTTCAGATCTGGGTTGGGTGATGATGGGCTTGGTGACGGCATCAACGATTCAACATGATGGTTCTTCGGAACTGAAGTATGGTGACTTCTCGACCATACATGGAGGGGTTGGCTCTAGAAACAAGCTTGAAAAGGAGTAGCGGCGCGCCACCGTATCATCTTGGACGCAGGCGTTGTTGGGATCCAGAGGGACTTTTTTGTAATTTTATTTGTTTGTGGGTCTTCATGTAACACTGAAGCTTTAATATTATCACATGCTTCTCGCAATAAAGGTGAAAAGCTCGGCAAAAGCTTCCGTATGAAAATCTAAAGTACTACCAATGTTTATAAAAAGATGTCAAaagtttatctaaatttaaatatatctagACACTCTTTAGTGTATATGTACATCTAAATTTATACAAATCTCTCACATacttttatggacggagggagtacttggaTTGTTGATTAATGGGAAAtttctactccctccattccaaaataattgtcgCAACTTTTCAAAATACGAAAGTATTTACACACTAAAATGCATTtatatacatccgtatctagacaaCGTTGCGACACTTATTTTGCAATAGAGGTAGTACTTTTTGTGTTGCCTAGCTTTATTTAATCTAAGTTGCatgtggaagatttgaaccaaCATATAACCATCACCATCCTGTCACACTATGTATATACAGCGATATTTTAAAAGTTAAATGGCGTGCAATTTTAGATGACTTGGATTCAACAAAACCTTGGGTAACCAGGAATCATGTTTTATTACGTGGAACTGACGAGTCAGTCGAGTCGCGGCAATCATAATATGTGGTTTGGTATAACGACTGATACTACATCAGTATACATAGTAATGCAAAGTAGTTAAGCGTCCTCACAAAAGCTCTTATCTCTTAATGAATGCATCTAATTACATCATCTGATTTGGACGGGGAACGTGATCGCACGTTTTGAGCACGTAGTAACTTGGTGGAGTATGGGAATAATATTGAGCTAGGCAAACAGCTACGCGATCGAATTCCAAAAACTTGAACTCATATTCGCGAACAGAATCAACACGTACGGCAATGATAAGTTTGGTAAGGCTCGACAACAACAAACGGTCGTCCTGCTGATGACAGAACGATAAACAAGTCCGCAGACACAATATTTTCCTGACATCTTTCGCAATCACCATAATAATTCATAACAGCAAAGTCGCAGTGTAACAAACCAGTCTTATATCGTGTGTTTAATCGCCTTGATGGCGCCACCGCACCTGAAATGCTGGAACCGATGTACGCCTAATCGCAGTCGCGGAAGTTCTGGTTCCCCGAGCCGCGAATTCTTAGCATCCAGCAGGGGCTCATCTGACGCGCCGCCCCGGAGCACACCACGCCGCCCTTCTTCGCGGCGAGATCATGATCGTGGTGTCCCTGCTCATGGTGCTGCTGATCCTTCTGCTCGGCCTTCGCGGTCGCCACGAGCCACCGGCTGGACGACGAGACCGGGGCCGACGACGGCTCCGGACGCCACCACGCCTTACCCACGGTGAGCCTCCGGAAGATGTCGGCGATGAAGCCGATCTTGATCCGCTTGAGCCTGTACGGCTTCCTGCACGTCACCTTACGCTGCTTGGGACGGTGAGGAGCCGTGACCTGGACCTTGACGCCACCGTGCCGGAGCAGGTAGGAAGGCGGTGGAGTGATGGCCGGGAGCGTGCCGCCGACCATCCGGGAGGCGTCCCTGGGCGTGCCGGGCTGCGACTCCCAGATGAAGGGCACCGAGCCCGGCTCCGCCCAGTAGTACCGGAACGACGGGTTCGCGGCGGAGCTCTCCTTGGTGAGGAGCCGCTCGTAGAACTTGCCGCCCTGCTTGATCCGGAGCGGGCTCTGCGGCATCATGCCGCGGAGAGGGCTCTGCGGCCGCGCCACCTCTCCGGCGTTCGGAGCCATCTCCACTCTCGGCAATGTATCTCTGTAGAGAGGACTGATCGACTCTGCTGCCGATCTACCGGGGCAGGCCTGTTATGTGCAGTGCGCCGGTCGTAGTGTAGACTATATTAGCTTGGAGGATACGTGTAGCCAGAAACGACGCAGCGTCTTATATAACGGATCTCTTGCTTGGTGGTTTGGTTACCTGTCACTTTTCGTACTTACCCACGTACGCTTGCTATTTAAATCCATCGCCATTTGTCGAGAGAAATGCACCATGATGGTCGGATCGTACTTTTTCTTGtgaactagtacaaatgcccgtgcgttgccacgggtcctcgaattttatttctcaatgcacatatataattcaCAAATCACTATAAAAATTAAAAATGAATCAAGGATATCATAATGTACTATAGCATGATAATACCGAACGCAATAACAAGACAACATTGCTGTTCATCTGCGTCGTTTTCAAGTTCTAGGTCTTCTTGTTACACTTTCGTGGTAAGTTCCACACATGTGTTCTGGGCTGTCATAAATGTCAACTCAACAACCTCTCCTTTTGGATGTATTATTGTCTCAAAAAACAGGAGTGCTACAAATACTGGTATAACTGAAGAAATACATTTTTTCTAATTAGTCCAAATAACACTTTGATATTCATAAACATACAAAATGGGCGTAGCAAATCTTCAATAATGGCTAGGTAAAAATCTGAAGAAAGAGCAATCATTAAAAAGAAGTTAATTTTTTAATTCGGTAGATTTCAATATTTTGTTCTTACtctcttgttttatttttgagtTTTGGTGAATAAGATAATTTAATTTTTAGAATTTTGATAGCTACTTTTTTTGCAATTTTTCATATTCTTTTACTGATTACTCTTTTGCTTGTTCTTTTATCTCGCCCTTATTTTCTAACTAAGTGTCTATGGATCTAACATATACTGATATACATATATACCGAAATTACAAGTGTTGATGGATATTGCACAGTTTTCTAACTACAAACCAGTTTTCGAATGAAGGAAATTTTATGTAGAAGAGCATTGATTATTTTCTAGAGACAAGTGTCAACATTTTTTTTAAAGTCGTGTGTTGCTGGGCTATTCTTGCCGCGTAAAGATGCAACCGAAGACATTTTGTGATGAAGATAGCATAAACTACTGTAAAAATATGTTACCTCAGACCTTCGTGCTCTCCAAATTAAATTAATATCGAGAGGTATTTGCGAGGAGAACAATTTTACCTTCCAAAATAATTATTTAATTTTACCCTCCAGACGGAATTCTTACAAAGAGTCTATTTTTCAGCCTCTGCTTTTCATTCTCTAACTTTTCAGGGTCTATTTTCTACCCCTATAGGACACGTCTAAATAGCATGTCACCTACAGCTGACTGAGTGCACAGCAACACCTCCCCATAGCAAGTAACATACAGCAAGTGAGTAACATAATAATTGTAATGCACACGGTTTAGCATGTATTATGAAAACATTGTCCAATAACGTCTTTTGTTGCGCCTTCATGACTGTTGCAGCAGAACGACAccaatatttttttattttgaagatCCACAACTTAGAAAGAAGAGGACAAATTTCTTATAAATAAAACATAAGAATTTTGGAGTATCATAAATCAATAGAGCATAAGCATCAGAATGGCAGCGGTATAATTCTTAATATCAAAGAATAGCAACATAATTTTCACAATATGGAGGTCTTCTAAATGAAATCTTGGACAAAAACATGTCTCATATTTAATAACACTCGAAATAGAACTGTATCTTTGGAGGAAATTGCAGCTTTACAGCTTTACAAGATTTTGTTGAAGAATACCTTCGTAGTCACCGGAAGCTAGATCTTTAGACAATACAAGAGGTGTGTCCAGGTCAATAAAATTGCTACCGCGGCAGTGGATGATTCATTTTAGCACCTTATTGTCATATCAGGCCTAAAACATTGTACCATCATTTTCAGTTTGAACTTCTGAGTGGCATTGCCTCTAGTTGCAAAAAAACTTGATACTTCATATTTTTAACATGTAACTTAAATCTTCACACTTAACCAAACTGAAAAAACCCAAATCCCAACAGCTGGATGATCAGCCTAGTCCATGAAAGTCCTAGTCATAAGTGCAATACTGGCTATTCTTGCAGCAATAATTACTTCGAGGCCTCTAAGAACCCTAACTTCTCCCGTTTAATGTTAATAACATGAGCAAGATTTCCATATATTATTTTCTGAGCATCAAGCAAACTCTGGCATCTTTCATCAACAACAATTCTGCATTTGTCCATAGCAGCAATGTAACATCATGGAGACGTCCTCGATCATCTCTATGAACTGGTCGCTCAAAGAGTATAGGAGTACTCCATTTCTGAAACGAATAACAAAATCATTGGAAGAACCAGATAACATCCCAATGACCGAGATATATTACTAAAAAAATTGAACATACTGGAGAAAGATTAAAACTACCGAGTTTTTATAGTAGTATCAAATTTGCACAAGTACCAACCGTTTAGTTAGTCAAAAACTTGGATTGCTTGATTTTGTATGGAGCCTTCATTTGCATCCAACATAAATGAACAGTGAGTCTGGACAAGACAAATAGCCTCCAAAACGTCTATATATGAGTTCAATGTACCCTTAACCCAAAATTACACTAACAGCTGGAGATCACAATTAAAAATTGGGTAATAAGAAAAAATTGCTAACAGGTGGAGAGTTTCTTGGTACATTTAGGAAAGTGGCCTACAGTGCAGGATTACATGTAGCCTCATACAATGGAAGTATTATTGTGAACACATCTAGACAAAGGTAGCTAGGCCTCTCCTACAACAAACTTTGGTAATGTGTTTATTATACTTCTTTACACGAGGCACATTTCACATTATATCCAGATTTCACATCGTTGTCACAAGAAATAAATCCATCTCCTCTATACTATTAAGGGTGACAAAAAATACACTAATAAATGTACAAAAAATTGCTTGCTGCGAGAAGATAGTAGTTTTCATGAGATAACACAACAACATAATCATCTTGATCAGTAAAAAAATGACCTGAGAAATAAAATTAACTTATGTCATTTCTTTTCATGACCTATGGCATCTATGACTATTTATCCTTGAGAAGGATGCTACAAAAGGTATTTCCTTGAATAATCTCAGCGCTAAAAGCATATCAGATACTAATTACTTGGGAAATAACACTCAATAATTGAAAGTACAACAAAGCAAAACCTCACCTTAATTTATTCAGGACGTTCCAAAGCATTACCACACATGAGAGAATCACATGGCCTTGCAACGGTGACAACCAGACAAAGTAGTTAAGGTACATGACAGAAGGGATAGGAGTATAATCAGTATATCATTGCTGTTTTGCGCACCTGCTTTGATCGGAAGTGCCTTATGTATAGCAAGGTTCATTAACCTAAGATGCAAGAACTCATCTGTACAAACCAATAAAAAATTGGTCATTGTCTAAAATCATCTCAACTTTCCATAACAGATCATAAGTGGCAGCAAGTACCTCAATATGTATTTCTGACTGAAGTTGACATACAGAAGGAGAGAGTATCGAAGCGTGGCATGAATCAATTCGTCTATAGCTTGTACATCCAGCAGCGGAAGACGGGCCACATGGAAGAAGAGCACGGACGTCCGGCAGCATGCCATTCTTGTTTGCGAACGGCGCAGTGATGCTGCTCGCCGTGGTGGTCAACAACTGCAAGGGCTGCTGGTTTCCATGACTACTTTGGCAACGACTGCAATAGAAAATGGGATTATTAGAGGCAATACACGTACCTGATTATGAAAGCCACCAAAATATACTTTATAAATGTTCAAGCAAAATAATTCTTGTAGTGACAGAAGCAGGTAACTGGAttggagatgttgtttacctggaTCATATTGTACATTTAGGATTTTTTTATCCAGTGAAACAAATTTGCATACATAAGTTTTTATACTGAAGGTGGTACTTACTGCCCCAATATGAACAGAGCCGTGCATTATTTCGTTGAGCTATACATCTACAACTTAAACCAAATACAGTgaaattatcttgcttagattATCTGTATTTTCCAAATGAGGGCGTCATCTGGTACAGTACAACtgtacaagtttatgagtgaggACAACTCATAATCTGCAAACTTCACTTACTCCAGGACACTTCTCAGATATCCCTTAGCATTAACTATCAATCCTTAAGAGTATTAGGAATTTTCACACACAAGTGGCAGGGAGTAATTATCATCAAAGTATTGACCAAACACCTTAGCAGTAAATATCAAAAATTCAAAAGTACAGATATACTACTCCAAGTCCATAATTCAGAACTtgggagtttatcattcattcttaTTTAGACAGAAATAAAGCAAGAAAAAGCTCAGAGGAGTAACAGAGGAGGAAAGGCGCAGGGGTAAACTCAATAAGCAAACCTCATACTGAGAGGAAAATAATACTCCAGGTATCATAAGCTGCCAAGCGAGGACCTCGCGCCGTCGAGCGACGAGAGGGACGTACTGTGGTCGCGGACGTCGCGCGGAGCAGCACCTCACG
Coding sequences within it:
- the LOC127344761 gene encoding uncharacterized protein, whose protein sequence is MAPNAGEVARPQSPLRGMMPQSPLRIKQGGKFYERLLTKESSAANPSFRYYWAEPGSVPFIWESQPGTPRDASRMVGGTLPAITPPPSYLLRHGGVKVQVTAPHRPKQRKVTCRKPYRLKRIKIGFIADIFRRLTVGKAWWRPEPSSAPVSSSSRWLVATAKAEQKDQQHHEQGHHDHDLAAKKGGVVCSGAARQMSPCWMLRIRGSGNQNFRDCD